Within Pelorhabdus rhamnosifermentans, the genomic segment GTGCTTGCTTTTGCCGTATATGTATGGATAACAGAAGCGATGCCTTATCCGATCAGCGCGATTGCCATCTGTTTCTTTATGGTGATGTTTCTAGGCTTTTCGCCGGAAAAAGGTACTGAAGGGAAATTGCTTGGAACGTCTAAAGCCATTCCGCTCGCAATGTCAGGCTTTATTAATTCCGGCTGGGTACTGGTCGCTTGCGGAATGTTTTTGGCGGAGGCTGTCCGTTTTACCGGTTTAGATCGTCGTATTGCTCTTAATATTTTACGAATTGTTGGGACTGAACCGAAGAAAATCATCGGAGGAACTATAATTGTTGGCTATGTATTGGCCTTTATCATTCCGTCCATCGCAGCACGTTCAGCGGCTATGATTCCCATTTCCATGGGGCTCATTACGGCTTTTAATCTTGATCTGAAAAGTGTTTTTTCTAGGCAGCTTATGTTAGTTACAGGAATGGTAGCGCCAATTACCGCGCTTATGGTACTAACGGCAGGGGCTCCAAATCCTTTTATAGTCGCCCTTATTGGCAGTACCTTAAATCATACAATTACTTGGACCGATTGGCTTATTTATGGGGGACCTTTTGCGATTGTGCTAGGGGTTATCATGTATATTCTTGTTATTACTTTGAACAAGTTTGAGCCACTCCCTGGCGGCCCTGCGCTTATTAAAAAATATATGGAAGAAATCGGGACCATTACGCCTAAAGAGAAACGTATGGGTATCATATTTCTTATTACGATCATTCTTTGGGGTACGGAAAATTGGCATCATATTGATGCCAACACCATTACACTCTTTGCTTGTTTGTTACTCTTTCTGCCCTATTCGGGAGTAGCTACCTGGAAGGAATTAAGTAACAGGGTGCAATGGGGTACTTTAGTCTTATTCGGTGTGGGGATATCGATTGGTACAGTATTATTGAAGACTGGTGCAGCAGCTTGGGGCGCGCAAGCTGCTCTAGGCAATTTAGGTCTCCAGAGCATGAGTTCGGCCATGATATTGACGGTTATTGCTGTGCCATTAATCGTGATTCGCTTGGCTTTTGCGAGTATTGTTGCATTAGCAGCTCTTGTTGTGCCAACAATACTTGGCCTGCTAGTTAGTTTTAATGATCCGAATATGTCTGTATGGAGTATAACCTTAATATCGTCGTTTCTTGTATATTTTTCTTTTATTCTTCCAGTAAATACGCCAGCTACATTGCTCACCTATGCTACTGATACGTATGAACTCAAAGATATGTTTAAAGTGGGAATTCCACTAACAATTATCGGG encodes:
- a CDS encoding SLC13 family permease — encoded protein: MLESKSPFKPLHILIGLVIMSAITLMPQLAGLSTAGQKVLGVLAFAVYVWITEAMPYPISAIAICFFMVMFLGFSPEKGTEGKLLGTSKAIPLAMSGFINSGWVLVACGMFLAEAVRFTGLDRRIALNILRIVGTEPKKIIGGTIIVGYVLAFIIPSIAARSAAMIPISMGLITAFNLDLKSVFSRQLMLVTGMVAPITALMVLTAGAPNPFIVALIGSTLNHTITWTDWLIYGGPFAIVLGVIMYILVITLNKFEPLPGGPALIKKYMEEIGTITPKEKRMGIIFLITIILWGTENWHHIDANTITLFACLLLFLPYSGVATWKELSNRVQWGTLVLFGVGISIGTVLLKTGAAAWGAQAALGNLGLQSMSSAMILTVIAVPLIVIRLAFASIVALAALVVPTILGLLVSFNDPNMSVWSITLISSFLVYFSFILPVNTPATLLTYATDTYELKDMFKVGIPLTIIGLGVYILFTHTYWHWIGLI